A region of Streptomyces sp. TG1A-60 DNA encodes the following proteins:
- a CDS encoding aminoglycoside phosphotransferase family protein, which translates to MTQAPTPTADSVRRLVRSLLKNGEGRRGGEGGDGPDVRPVAGDDAHRTWWVGDRHVLRLASDRHAVGRRRRELRLRDLVRPHVGVAVPVSVAHGEWAGGLTYTLDTRLPGGTAEDHEVSAVGEDDLAALLTGLRDVPPRQAELLGVGRLAPRSLEALRTAAGRAARHLAEADEFDAARLGQLTPASAAQLAAPAAVLVHQRLTGDHLLVSAEGRVRGVLGWSDAVVGDPAEDIAGLATAVGSPAAVRAATLAGYGARPCLRGLWLARCDTVIALSEGLRGRPATPLPVLRDRLRRTWEAILLERVTDLRGED; encoded by the coding sequence ATGACCCAGGCACCGACACCCACCGCGGACAGCGTCCGCCGACTGGTCCGTTCCCTGCTGAAGAACGGGGAGGGCCGGCGCGGCGGCGAGGGTGGCGACGGACCCGACGTACGGCCCGTCGCCGGGGACGACGCGCACCGCACCTGGTGGGTCGGCGACCGCCATGTGCTGCGCCTCGCGTCCGACCGGCACGCCGTCGGGCGCCGACGGCGCGAACTGCGGCTGCGAGACCTGGTCCGGCCGCACGTCGGGGTCGCCGTCCCGGTGAGCGTCGCGCACGGCGAGTGGGCCGGGGGCCTCACCTACACGCTCGACACCAGGCTGCCCGGTGGCACCGCCGAGGACCACGAGGTGTCCGCCGTGGGCGAGGACGATCTGGCGGCACTCCTGACGGGGCTGCGCGACGTGCCGCCGCGCCAGGCCGAGCTGCTCGGGGTGGGTCGGCTCGCACCGCGCTCCCTGGAGGCGCTGCGTACGGCCGCCGGGCGTGCGGCGCGGCACCTCGCCGAGGCCGACGAGTTCGACGCGGCACGGCTCGGGCAGCTCACACCGGCGAGCGCCGCGCAGTTGGCGGCGCCCGCCGCGGTCCTCGTCCATCAACGGCTCACGGGCGACCACCTCCTCGTCAGCGCCGAGGGCCGTGTCCGTGGGGTCCTCGGCTGGAGCGACGCGGTCGTCGGTGACCCCGCCGAGGACATCGCAGGCCTCGCCACGGCCGTCGGTTCCCCCGCCGCCGTCCGCGCAGCCACCCTCGCGGGTTACGGCGCGCGCCCCTGCCTGCGCGGCCTCTGGCTCGCTCGCTGTGACACGGTCATCGCCCTGTCTGAAGGGTTGCGGGGCCGACCGGCCACCCCGCTCCCGGTCCTACGGGACCGCCTGCGGCGCACGTGGGAGGCGATCCTGCTGGAGCGGGTCACGGACCTGCGGGGCGAAGACTGA